One Clupea harengus chromosome 3, Ch_v2.0.2, whole genome shotgun sequence DNA window includes the following coding sequences:
- the LOC105905565 gene encoding annexin A2 encodes MVVAGRVLLCYLITTPIALLTAGRAFYSLHTLHTQKLNNMALVSEFLGQLTLNVGAAEPTYPTVVPACDFDPDKDAARIETAIKTKGVDEQTITDILTRRTYNQRREIAFAYEKRAKKDMITALKGALSGSLEAVVLGLMKSTTQYDASEIKGSIKGLGTDEETLIELVCSRSSTELMEIKKVYKELFKKDLEKDVAGDTSGEFKALLLALVETKRDEPSNVVDYEKIDEDARALYEAGVKRKGTDVKTWISIMSERSVPHLQKVFDRYRSYSPYDMQESIRKEVKGDLEKSFLTLVQCFENKQLYFANRLSEAMKGKSAKDKVVTRIMVSRCEVDLMKIRTEFKRQHGKSLYQTITEHTKGDYQTAMLSLCGGDD; translated from the exons AAACTTAACAACATGGCCTTGGTATCTGAATTCCTGGGACAGCTCACCCTGAACGTTGGG GCTGCTGAGCCGACCTACCCCACTGTGGTCCCTGCTTGTGACTTCGACCCTGACAAGGATGCTGCCAGAATTGAGACCGCTATCAAAACAAAGG GGGTGGACGAGCAGACCATCACAGACATCCTCACCCGACGCACATACAACCAAAGGCGAGAGATTGCCTTCGCTTATGAAAAGAGGGCCAAGAAG gatatGATCACTGCCCTGAAGGGGGCGCTGTCTGGTTCTCTGGAGGCAGTGGTCCTGGGTCTGATGAAGAGCACAACGCAGTATGACGCCTCTGAGATCAAAGGATCCATTAAG GGCCTGGGAACTGATGAGGAGACGCTGATTGAGCTCGTCTGCTCCCGTAGCAGCACAGAGCTGATGGAGATCAAGAAAGTCTACAAAGAGC TTTTCAAGAAGGACCTGGAGAAGGACGTGGCTGGAGACACGTCGGGGGAGTTCAAGGCTCTCCTGCTGGCCCTAGTGGAG ACCAAGAGGGACGAGCCAAGCAATGTGGTAGACTACGAGAAGATCGACGAAGACGCCAGA GCTCTCTATGAGGCTGGAGTGAAGAGGAAAGGCACTGATGTGAAGACCTGGATCTCCATCATGTCTGAGAGGAGTGTCCCTCACCTGCAGAAAG tgtttgaCAGGTACAGGAGCTACAGCCCGTATGACATGCAGGAGAGCATCAGAAAGGAGGTGAAGGGAGACCTGGAGAAGTCCTTCCTCACTCTGG TCCAGTGCTTCGAAAACAAACAGCTGTACTTTGCCAACAGACTTAGCGAAGCCATGAAG GGCAAATCGGCCAAGGACAAAGTCGTGACCAGGATCATGGTCTCCAGGTGCGAAGTTGACCTCATGAAGATCCGCACCGAGTTCAAGAGGCAGCACGGCAAGTCTCTGTACCAGACCATCACT GAACACACTAAGGGTGACTACCAGACGGCCATGCTGAGTTTGTGTGGAGGAGATGACTAG